The Sulfolobus acidocaldarius DSM 639 genome has a window encoding:
- a CDS encoding aldehyde dehydrogenase family protein, which translates to MVVRYKLFINGEFSEPHSGEYKVKTSPIDNSPLAEIAVGDREDAKRAIDSAYEAFKGWSSLTAMKRSEYLLKLEETIRANEGDLINTLIVEGGGTYKKAWGEVVFTERLVRNAAEMARHFKGETIPSDSEGIISMTFRKPKGVVGAITPWNYPLSISMKKVAHSLAIGNTVVLKLSSETPIIGVKIAELVQRAGLPKGVVNVVTGPGSAVGDEIVTNKRVSHVTFTGETNTGREIASKAGHSLKTVTLELGGSDPLIVLDDADVNLAVKIAVFGAFFHQGQICTSSKRIIVSEKVYEAFVKKFVERVSQLKVGDPRDRTIEQGPLISKRQVESMIEFYEDSVKRGGKIMTGGKWDGNYFYPTVVTDVDRNFRIMKEEVFGPIRPVLRVKDDEEAIEVANDTEYGLSAAVVTRNVTRAFKFVEQIESGMVHINDVTMLEESHIPFGGIKASGIGREGGEYSFRETTYERWTTITQRERKYPI; encoded by the coding sequence ATGGTAGTAAGGTACAAGCTCTTCATAAACGGAGAGTTTTCAGAACCTCACTCTGGGGAATATAAAGTAAAGACCTCGCCTATAGACAACTCACCTTTAGCTGAGATCGCTGTGGGGGACAGGGAAGACGCTAAGAGGGCTATTGATTCCGCCTACGAAGCTTTCAAGGGTTGGTCATCTCTAACAGCCATGAAGCGCTCTGAATACCTGTTAAAGTTGGAAGAGACTATAAGGGCTAATGAGGGTGACCTCATAAATACACTGATAGTTGAGGGAGGTGGGACGTATAAAAAGGCATGGGGAGAGGTGGTCTTCACGGAGAGGTTAGTCCGTAACGCCGCTGAAATGGCTAGGCACTTCAAGGGAGAGACTATCCCATCTGACAGTGAAGGGATAATTTCAATGACATTTAGAAAACCCAAGGGTGTTGTCGGTGCAATAACACCCTGGAACTATCCCTTGTCAATAAGTATGAAGAAAGTCGCCCATAGCCTAGCGATTGGGAACACCGTGGTTCTAAAGCTGTCAAGTGAGACACCTATAATCGGTGTTAAGATCGCTGAACTTGTCCAGCGTGCTGGGCTACCTAAGGGTGTAGTAAACGTGGTCACAGGTCCTGGATCCGCCGTGGGGGACGAAATAGTTACCAACAAGAGAGTTTCCCATGTAACCTTCACCGGAGAGACAAACACTGGGAGGGAGATCGCCAGTAAGGCTGGTCACTCCCTCAAGACCGTGACCCTTGAACTTGGGGGTAGCGACCCTCTTATCGTATTAGATGATGCCGATGTTAACTTAGCGGTTAAGATTGCAGTATTTGGTGCTTTCTTCCACCAGGGTCAAATTTGCACCTCTAGCAAGAGAATTATAGTTAGTGAAAAAGTGTATGAAGCGTTTGTAAAGAAGTTTGTCGAGAGGGTGTCACAGCTTAAGGTCGGTGACCCAAGGGATAGGACCATTGAGCAGGGACCCTTAATAAGTAAAAGGCAAGTTGAGAGTATGATAGAGTTCTATGAGGACTCTGTGAAGAGGGGAGGCAAGATAATGACAGGTGGGAAGTGGGATGGTAACTATTTTTACCCCACAGTGGTTACTGATGTGGACAGGAACTTCAGGATAATGAAAGAGGAGGTCTTTGGTCCTATTAGACCTGTATTAAGAGTCAAGGACGACGAGGAGGCTATAGAGGTTGCAAATGACACTGAGTATGGTCTGTCTGCGGCTGTAGTTACAAGAAATGTGACAAGAGCTTTCAAATTTGTTGAGCAGATAGAGAGCGGTATGGTGCATATAAATGACGTGACCATGTTGGAGGAGAGCCATATTCCTTTCGGAGGGATAAAAGCCAGTGGGATAGGTAGGGAGGGAGGAGAGTACTCCTTCAGAGAAACTACATATGAAAGGTGGACTACTATTACTCAGAGGGAGAGGAAATATCCTATATAG
- the cbsA gene encoding cytochrome b558/566 subunit A, whose translation MSLKIKSKITIGVLLIIFLLSIIFTLENVSLAQTSPQISVYKVVGSADLSNPGSAGYWSQIPWTNISLTANIPMAPTSGLTHYLLVKAAWNGSWIFILEEWQAPEPAFNAWSTAVAGIYPNASGPGLFRMIELTPGTTYSLERNYTNYVSIINGKEETGRIVFNYSGITLPAPNNTEITVMSNGTILLWHSPRPVEDLLYNDGMFYGYYVNSTWYYPDRAAIMWYLGSGVPTKDDMNIGGKYPGQQFDGITFKDAGGSLAQSGGSANIWMWVSGATWNNSTYDPAFKSNIWQNESLTGLSYVDSGNHGFAVPLYTNNTNMYEVDTAGIWYTPVASEGLNGSLFFIWTGAKYENGSWVVEFARPLSVPLDYQPFMPNITVGKTYYVAFAVWQGRLGETLFDKSITSSFLSLELVTTPPTSTTTSTSPVTTISSAIPPVTLYVTIIGVVVALVALVILYVVFRR comes from the coding sequence ATGAGCCTCAAAATTAAGTCGAAGATAACAATCGGTGTACTATTAATAATTTTTCTACTCTCTATAATCTTTACGCTGGAAAACGTTTCTCTAGCTCAAACTTCTCCTCAGATTTCGGTCTATAAGGTAGTCGGTTCAGCTGACCTCTCTAACCCAGGTAGTGCGGGTTATTGGAGCCAAATACCCTGGACTAATATCTCCTTAACGGCTAATATACCGATGGCTCCTACTTCTGGGCTAACACATTACTTATTAGTTAAAGCAGCTTGGAACGGCTCATGGATATTCATACTTGAGGAGTGGCAAGCTCCAGAACCTGCATTTAACGCTTGGTCAACAGCTGTTGCTGGAATATATCCAAATGCTTCTGGTCCAGGGTTATTTAGAATGATTGAGCTCACCCCTGGGACCACTTACAGCCTAGAGAGAAACTATACCAATTATGTATCAATAATAAATGGAAAGGAAGAGACAGGTAGAATAGTCTTTAACTACTCTGGAATAACATTACCAGCTCCTAATAATACTGAAATAACTGTCATGTCCAATGGGACAATACTATTATGGCACTCTCCAAGACCTGTAGAGGACTTGTTATATAATGATGGAATGTTTTACGGTTATTATGTCAACTCAACGTGGTATTATCCAGACAGGGCTGCGATAATGTGGTATTTAGGGAGTGGTGTACCGACTAAAGACGACATGAACATAGGCGGAAAATATCCAGGACAACAATTTGATGGAATAACATTTAAGGATGCTGGGGGCTCCCTAGCCCAATCAGGAGGTTCAGCTAATATTTGGATGTGGGTATCTGGTGCTACTTGGAATAACTCCACATATGATCCTGCATTCAAATCGAACATTTGGCAAAACGAATCGTTAACTGGTTTATCTTATGTGGATAGTGGAAATCACGGCTTCGCTGTTCCTTTATACACAAATAACACTAACATGTACGAGGTAGATACAGCAGGGATATGGTACACTCCAGTAGCATCAGAGGGATTAAATGGCTCATTATTTTTTATATGGACTGGAGCCAAATATGAAAATGGATCATGGGTTGTGGAGTTCGCCAGACCCCTTTCTGTACCGTTAGACTACCAGCCATTTATGCCAAACATAACTGTAGGAAAGACATACTATGTTGCCTTTGCAGTGTGGCAAGGTAGGTTAGGTGAAACTTTATTTGATAAATCGATTACCTCTAGCTTTTTGTCATTAGAGCTAGTGACAACCCCACCAACTTCAACAACTACCTCAACTTCACCTGTGACTACAATATCATCTGCTATACCACCTGTCACACTTTACGTGACCATAATAGGAGTAGTTGTAGCTCTGGTCGCATTGGTAATACTGTATGTGGTGTTTAGGAGATGA
- the cbsB gene encoding cytochrome b558/566 subunit B → MSVFRDLRENLRPFLIVLGISSFFQFVFKEAFMYPSILPLNVPNEGILETLGNVFFYVYFFTILLTSLLLIEKYKLMTLITASLIISLFAPLIPNYNMSPFWYSFEIFITIVGISLMIESVLKSSIYSLLLLPTMFMVAVGLIGSISLNVFHHALFMSYIMAYLISLLGYLSYTLLWDKKKSIRSYIGIAVGVLVLIPFIFSIYEVGSNRYLEILMNMILPSTLGIDLYNPYHITLLLLALGLSAMGIVMSIIKGNYSAGIGYFIVISTVFLGIDGYQVLIYMISPIIGFSLITYNEKKRIIDIISPRTK, encoded by the coding sequence ATGAGCGTTTTCAGAGATCTAAGAGAAAACTTGAGACCTTTCTTAATAGTGCTCGGAATATCCTCTTTCTTTCAGTTCGTATTTAAGGAAGCTTTCATGTATCCATCTATTCTACCCCTAAACGTGCCAAATGAGGGAATTTTAGAAACACTAGGCAATGTGTTCTTTTACGTCTACTTTTTTACTATACTTTTAACCTCTTTATTATTGATTGAGAAGTATAAATTAATGACATTGATTACCGCATCTCTGATAATTTCCCTTTTCGCTCCACTAATTCCTAATTATAATATGTCTCCATTTTGGTACTCCTTTGAAATATTTATAACGATAGTAGGTATTTCACTGATGATTGAGAGTGTCCTCAAGTCTTCAATCTACTCCCTCCTCTTATTACCCACAATGTTTATGGTAGCTGTAGGTCTAATTGGCTCTATATCATTGAATGTATTTCATCACGCGCTTTTCATGAGTTATATCATGGCCTACTTAATTTCATTGCTAGGTTATTTAAGCTACACGTTATTGTGGGATAAAAAGAAAAGTATTAGAAGTTACATAGGTATAGCAGTTGGTGTATTGGTACTTATCCCATTCATCTTTTCAATATACGAAGTAGGTAGTAATAGGTACTTAGAAATTTTAATGAACATGATATTGCCTTCAACACTAGGAATTGACCTGTATAATCCTTACCATATCACACTCTTACTTCTAGCCCTAGGTCTCTCTGCTATGGGCATCGTAATGTCAATAATAAAAGGTAACTACTCAGCTGGAATAGGTTACTTCATTGTAATCTCTACAGTGTTTTTAGGCATCGACGGATACCAAGTCTTAATATACATGATATCTCCAATTATAGGCTTCTCCCTAATAACCTACAACGAGAAAAAACGTATCATTGACATTATCAGTCCAAGAACTAAATGA
- the soxL2 gene encoding Rieske iron-sulfur protein SoxL2, translating into MIKFRLGNDEEMKILDYSDLVFFRKLTNKMRDPKTRFDVREFINRGEDYLFNYTNKNVGGVDERRRKFLKSLIFGMAAAAVVGIIPGVSVLVPPTVTVATGFPKSLLIDSSGNPVKASSLPVNSPYIMVFEYPMTGEPNFLINLGDSSGRPVEINPTKVVIPQTGKTYDFPGGVGPNKSIVAYSAICQHLGCTPPYIHFYPPNYVNSGQLTASEPDQLTAAALLAARQANVPALIHCDCHGSTYDPYHGASVLTGPTVRPLPAVILEWDSSTDYLYAIGSVGVAVYPNGSNGIPSQDPTEDLSSSFGTSVGEKITVSQTENPFSS; encoded by the coding sequence TTGATAAAGTTTAGATTAGGTAATGATGAAGAGATGAAAATTTTAGATTATTCGGATCTGGTCTTCTTTAGGAAGTTGACTAATAAGATGAGAGACCCTAAGACAAGATTTGACGTGAGGGAATTCATAAACAGGGGAGAGGACTACCTGTTCAATTACACTAATAAGAACGTGGGTGGCGTAGACGAGAGGAGGAGGAAGTTTCTGAAGTCACTGATATTTGGAATGGCTGCAGCTGCAGTTGTAGGAATTATACCTGGAGTCAGTGTTCTAGTACCACCTACAGTTACTGTTGCAACTGGATTTCCAAAGTCACTATTAATAGATTCCTCAGGAAATCCGGTAAAGGCTTCGTCTTTACCAGTAAATAGTCCCTATATCATGGTCTTTGAATACCCAATGACTGGAGAGCCTAATTTCTTAATAAACTTAGGCGATTCGAGTGGGAGACCAGTTGAGATCAACCCTACCAAGGTAGTAATACCTCAAACGGGGAAAACCTATGACTTCCCTGGAGGAGTAGGTCCTAATAAGTCAATTGTCGCTTATTCAGCCATTTGTCAACATCTGGGTTGTACACCGCCGTATATTCACTTTTATCCTCCCAATTATGTCAATTCAGGTCAGCTAACAGCTTCAGAGCCAGACCAACTGACAGCAGCTGCTTTATTAGCAGCGAGACAAGCAAATGTACCAGCTTTGATACATTGTGACTGCCATGGGTCAACTTATGATCCTTACCACGGTGCATCTGTATTAACTGGACCCACAGTAAGACCTTTACCTGCCGTTATACTCGAATGGGACTCCTCAACAGATTACTTATATGCCATAGGATCTGTTGGTGTAGCAGTTTATCCAAATGGCAGTAATGGGATACCTTCTCAAGATCCAACTGAAGATCTAAGCTCAAGTTTTGGCACCTCTGTGGGAGAGAAGATAACAGTGTCTCAAACAGAAAATCCCTTCTCCTCATAA
- the soxC gene encoding proton pump complex cytochrome B SoxC: protein MGVSDWFKERLGLDDLPFFRTPDYMYNVNYWLGSLVAAAFIYTVVSGLILLLYYNAEAGYSSTEFIIQKVPYGSVILYSHLYGAYAMIILAYIHMFRNYFAGAYKKPRELLWIIGVIMLVLTLGTAFLGYSLIGDALATSAVDVGEGIISSVPGLSIFIPILFGNYDAGYYGRVLAWHIIFVALIGLLFIFHFFMAEHYGIMPSRKVKDRAPAVYAREEWQKFNPWWPRNFVYMMSLVFLTWGFILLIPNALAYLNGLPQQLNPFLNPQPAPPPNSPAAAHITTYPPWFFLFLYKIADFTNDVLIFLFIGVIIPLLYLILVPFIDRSPHLDLKKRRLFTAFGILMVTYLIQTTIFGDLTPGVEISIIQQIIVYLPPAVITLVGVFALPTGSNKKAIANPLGILAVLATSILFAGALITFVVSPSLLTITAFTVFALIFVLSIRNLSPIVLKSEGEHRDAKAVLEKPENRELKKKIAEILISILFILSVVLASQLWVIPSTGYLSNIFGIDLGSIFIMLGEAISLYHYVVYKR from the coding sequence ATGGGAGTATCAGATTGGTTTAAAGAGAGATTAGGGCTGGATGATTTACCATTCTTCAGGACACCAGATTACATGTATAACGTAAACTATTGGTTAGGTTCACTAGTGGCTGCAGCGTTCATTTATACTGTAGTTTCAGGTCTTATCCTCTTATTATACTATAACGCGGAGGCTGGCTACTCCTCAACTGAATTCATAATACAAAAAGTGCCCTATGGTTCTGTGATCCTTTACAGCCATCTTTATGGTGCTTATGCAATGATAATTTTAGCCTATATTCACATGTTTAGAAATTATTTTGCAGGAGCGTATAAAAAACCTAGGGAACTGTTGTGGATAATTGGTGTTATAATGCTTGTACTAACCTTAGGGACAGCGTTTCTGGGATATAGCTTAATAGGCGACGCACTGGCTACTAGCGCTGTAGATGTAGGTGAGGGTATAATAAGCAGTGTACCTGGGCTATCAATCTTCATTCCCATCCTGTTTGGAAATTATGACGCTGGATATTATGGAAGAGTCTTAGCTTGGCACATAATCTTTGTTGCCTTAATTGGCTTACTTTTCATCTTCCACTTCTTCATGGCTGAGCACTACGGCATTATGCCTTCAAGGAAGGTAAAAGATAGGGCTCCTGCAGTGTATGCGAGAGAAGAGTGGCAAAAGTTCAATCCTTGGTGGCCTAGAAATTTCGTGTACATGATGTCACTAGTATTCTTGACCTGGGGCTTCATATTGTTAATACCCAACGCCTTGGCTTACTTGAACGGTTTACCTCAACAACTAAACCCCTTCTTAAATCCTCAACCAGCCCCCCCACCCAATAGCCCAGCAGCTGCACATATCACAACTTATCCTCCATGGTTCTTCCTATTCCTATATAAGATAGCTGACTTTACGAATGACGTCTTAATATTCCTTTTCATAGGCGTTATTATTCCACTTTTATACTTAATTTTGGTTCCATTCATAGACAGATCTCCCCACTTAGATTTAAAGAAAAGAAGGTTGTTTACAGCATTCGGAATATTGATGGTAACGTACCTAATACAAACCACAATTTTTGGAGATTTGACACCAGGGGTAGAGATATCTATTATTCAACAAATAATAGTCTACTTACCACCAGCAGTAATTACTTTGGTAGGAGTTTTTGCGTTACCGACTGGGTCAAATAAAAAAGCTATAGCCAATCCCTTAGGTATTTTAGCTGTCCTGGCAACCTCCATATTATTTGCCGGAGCTTTAATAACATTTGTTGTATCGCCATCATTACTCACTATAACAGCGTTTACAGTATTTGCGTTAATATTTGTCCTGTCCATAAGGAACTTATCACCAATAGTTCTGAAGTCTGAAGGAGAACATAGAGATGCTAAAGCAGTTCTTGAAAAACCTGAAAACAGAGAGCTTAAGAAGAAGATCGCTGAAATACTGATAAGTATCCTCTTCATTCTCTCAGTTGTATTAGCATCTCAACTGTGGGTGATACCATCAACTGGTTACCTGTCCAATATATTTGGGATAGACCTAGGGTCAATATTTATAATGCTTGGTGAGGCAATTTCACTATACCATTACGTTGTTTATAAAAGGTGA
- a CDS encoding antibiotic biosynthesis monooxygenase family protein: MINVGFYYKIKKGHEKEFEEKFLEIVKILKTTNSGLIEAKLYRSVEDPTEYLMYTEWKDLDSFRNFILSEGYKNTVSYGKTILDGKPTHRVLQELNT; encoded by the coding sequence ATGATAAATGTAGGGTTTTACTATAAAATAAAAAAGGGACATGAGAAGGAATTTGAGGAGAAATTTCTTGAGATAGTAAAAATATTGAAGACCACGAACTCAGGCTTAATAGAGGCTAAATTATACAGGTCAGTGGAAGACCCCACAGAATACCTTATGTACACTGAGTGGAAAGACCTAGATTCATTTAGAAACTTCATACTAAGTGAAGGTTATAAGAACACTGTTAGCTACGGTAAGACAATACTTGATGGAAAACCTACCCATAGAGTACTTCAAGAGCTCAACACGTGA
- the cas6 gene encoding CRISPR system precrRNA processing endoribonuclease RAMP protein Cas6 gives MTLIVSAEIDVIPKHDVILPLLTSKVAKFILSKNQQIGELIGSKKKYKELSISPLSSNGRFLYAENDGKLLRAMRGEKLHFTFSVATSEVNEKTFDLDGDVSTSYGEFYVLLKTIYINQLKDIRHEIKERNVNLRFESPTLLSNKYMVPPVFKKKKVRSMNRLIPQPSLIFSFLANLWNSIADERERIVKGDLEWTPYYIGRIADVAFAEIGYSLRPVTVIIGKDNNQRIRQARGFVGWVKYEVINVNPRYLETFERLLGLAKIFGIGRSRGIGLGRVKVE, from the coding sequence ATGACACTGATAGTTTCAGCCGAAATAGACGTGATACCGAAACATGACGTAATTTTACCTCTCCTGACCTCAAAGGTGGCTAAGTTCATTCTCAGTAAGAATCAACAAATAGGGGAATTAATTGGTAGTAAGAAGAAGTACAAGGAACTATCCATCTCTCCCCTGAGTTCCAACGGGAGATTCTTATATGCAGAAAACGACGGGAAGTTATTACGAGCTATGAGGGGTGAGAAACTCCACTTTACCTTCTCAGTAGCAACCTCTGAGGTGAATGAAAAGACCTTTGACTTAGACGGAGACGTCTCAACTTCATATGGGGAGTTCTACGTCTTGCTCAAGACCATATACATAAATCAATTAAAGGACATCAGACATGAAATAAAGGAGAGGAATGTAAACCTGAGGTTTGAGTCACCGACCTTACTGTCCAACAAGTACATGGTGCCACCGGTCTTCAAAAAGAAGAAGGTGAGGAGTATGAATAGGCTTATACCGCAACCCTCACTGATCTTCTCCTTTTTAGCCAATCTGTGGAACTCAATTGCAGATGAGAGGGAGAGGATCGTGAAGGGTGATTTGGAGTGGACACCATACTATATTGGGAGGATAGCCGATGTAGCCTTCGCTGAGATAGGGTATTCATTAAGACCTGTGACAGTCATAATCGGTAAGGACAATAACCAGAGGATAAGGCAAGCTAGGGGGTTTGTGGGATGGGTGAAGTATGAGGTGATTAATGTGAACCCAAGGTATTTAGAGACCTTCGAAAGGTTATTGGGTTTGGCAAAAATATTTGGGATTGGGAGATCTAGAGGCATTGGTCTAGGGAGAGTCAAAGTGGAATGA
- a CDS encoding glycosyltransferase family A protein, which translates to MAYLNILVAIPTYRNDGRTIRFTLEGLTKQTYKDFSVLILYKPSEGDRTLEVVEEFKKYLDIMVIYQNEGYIEEAMNLIYSNANADLLLTIDDDNIPDPNWVLDHKKFHEKYEMLGVARGKVIRKNQNLNNKKLLKDFAKKIIYRQFSELFDGYSGYLTIYGIPNDRPVRSAGDLIKTITVTAENMSVKREVYKDFRLPCHTLRGFHHENILTLHAIMKGYFTAEINGGVEKEIERMNYGVKKDSLSTPTTLKGRINLIAEHYLFPYASNLMGFKPRDLRFIRKLLLLSYRGLEKEAVKLGLDLAIKGIEEGLEPRNIRERLKLGLDSIVQGEINI; encoded by the coding sequence GTGGCTTACTTGAATATTCTAGTGGCTATCCCCACTTATAGAAACGACGGCAGGACTATTCGCTTTACTTTAGAAGGCTTAACAAAGCAGACATACAAGGATTTTAGTGTGCTAATTCTCTATAAACCTAGTGAGGGAGACAGGACTCTAGAAGTTGTAGAGGAGTTTAAGAAGTACCTTGATATTATGGTTATTTATCAAAATGAGGGTTATATTGAGGAGGCTATGAACTTAATTTACTCCAATGCCAATGCTGACCTACTACTAACTATCGACGATGATAACATACCTGATCCTAACTGGGTCTTAGACCACAAAAAGTTCCACGAAAAATACGAGATGTTAGGAGTTGCTCGGGGGAAGGTCATCCGTAAGAACCAGAATCTAAACAATAAAAAATTACTAAAGGACTTTGCAAAGAAGATAATATATCGCCAGTTCTCTGAACTATTTGACGGGTACTCGGGTTACTTAACAATTTACGGAATTCCAAATGATAGACCTGTGAGGTCAGCTGGAGATCTTATAAAGACAATTACCGTAACGGCAGAGAATATGAGTGTAAAAAGGGAGGTGTACAAAGACTTTAGGTTACCTTGTCATACTCTTAGGGGGTTTCATCACGAGAATATCTTGACCTTACATGCAATAATGAAAGGGTATTTTACAGCCGAGATTAATGGTGGTGTAGAAAAGGAGATTGAGAGGATGAACTACGGGGTGAAAAAGGACAGCCTATCGACACCGACCACGCTTAAAGGGAGAATAAATCTTATTGCAGAGCATTACTTGTTCCCTTACGCCTCTAACCTCATGGGATTTAAACCCAGAGATTTGAGGTTTATAAGAAAGTTACTACTGCTTTCCTACAGGGGATTAGAGAAGGAGGCAGTTAAGCTAGGTCTGGATTTAGCCATAAAGGGGATCGAGGAGGGCTTGGAACCTAGAAATATTAGGGAGAGATTGAAGCTAGGGTTAGACAGTATAGTCCAAGGTGAAATAAACATCTAA